A genomic window from Populus alba chromosome 19, ASM523922v2, whole genome shotgun sequence includes:
- the LOC118038463 gene encoding protein ULTRAPETALA 1 isoform X1: MANGVERELVVLFSEEELREMSGVKRGEEYIEVTCGCTSHRYGDAVGRLRVFINGELEITCECTPGCDEDTMTPAAFEKHSGRETARKWKNNVWVIVNGEKVPLSKTVLLKYYNQASKNGNGSHRSNNGRVCHRDEFVRCSKCNKERRFRLRTKEECQIHHDALADANWKCADMPFDKITCDDDEERGSRRVYRGCTRSPTCKGCTSCVCFGCEICRFSDCSCQTCTDFTRNAKV, encoded by the exons ATGGCTAATGGGGTTGAGAGAGAGCTGGTGGTGTTGTTTAGTGAAGAAGAGTTGAGAGAGATGAGTGGGGTCAAGAGAGGTGAAGAGTACATAGAAGTGACGTGTGGGTGTACCAGCCATAGATATGGCGATGCTGTTGGTAGGCTTAGGGTTTTTATCAATGGTGAACTTGAAATCACATGTGAATGCACTCCTGGTTGCGATGAAg ATACGATGACTCCTGCTGCATTTGAAAAGCACTCTGGAAGAGAGACAGCTAGAAAATGGAAGAACAATGTCTGGGTCATAGTTAATGGGGAGAAGGTTCCATTGTCAAAGACTGTGTTGCTCAAATACTACAATCAGGCCTCAAAAAATGGCAATGGATCCCACAGGTCAAATAATGGACGAGTTTGTCACCGTGATGAGTTTGTTCGCTGTAGTAAATGTAATAAGGAACGCAGGTTCCGATTACGGACCAAAGAGGAGTGTCAGATTCACCATGATGCTTTGGCTGATGCGAACTGGAAATGTGCCGATATGCCTTTTGACAA AATAACatgtgatgatgatgaagaacgAGGAAGCCGAAGGGTATACAGAGGTTGCACCCGTTCTCCAACATGCAAGGGCTGCACTTCCTGTGTGTGCTTTGGGTGTGAGATCTGTCGCTTCTCGGATTGCAGCTGCCAAACCTGCACTGACTTCACCAGGAATGCAAAAGTTTGA
- the LOC118038480 gene encoding uncharacterized protein isoform X1 has translation MEEGEIRDVNGEEMVGRDDTDVEVFEEEVGDKMVEWSDFDEDEDAVNEGDPIRSKNELKFLPPVPPVVASLEPHHQMLAVGAVLSAIGSRVIVEGAEKHNPLNEGSILWITEKRSPLGLVDEIFGPVKNPY, from the exons ATGGAAGAAGGTGAGATAAGGGATGTTAATGGAGAGGAAATGGTTGGTAGGGATGATACTGATGTTGAAGTGTTTGAGGAGGAGGTTGGAGACAAGATGGTTGAGTGGAGTGATTTTGATGAAGATGAGGATGCTGTTAATGAAGGAGACCCTATTAGGTCGAAGAACGAACTCAAG TTTCTCCCTCCAGTTCCTCCAGTGGTTGCTTCCTTGGAACCGCATCATCAGATGCTGGCTGTTGGAGCTGTTTTGTCG gCTATAGGTTCCCGGGTTATAGTAGAAGGGGCGGAAAAGCACAACCCTTTGAATGAGGGTTCTATCCTTTGGATAACTGAAAAGAGATCTCCATTGGGGTTGGTAGATGAGATTTTTGGACCTGTCAAAAACCCATACTAA
- the LOC118038463 gene encoding protein ULTRAPETALA 1 isoform X2: protein MHSVRKNSSCGPFTERRKLSYCLSSILASETTFRWTFRAKIMQLLPCAQLAILCPAEEDTMTPAAFEKHSGRETARKWKNNVWVIVNGEKVPLSKTVLLKYYNQASKNGNGSHRSNNGRVCHRDEFVRCSKCNKERRFRLRTKEECQIHHDALADANWKCADMPFDKITCDDDEERGSRRVYRGCTRSPTCKGCTSCVCFGCEICRFSDCSCQTCTDFTRNAKV from the exons ATGCATTCTGTTCGTAAGAATAGCTCTTGTGGTCCTTTCACTGAAAGGAGAAAACTGTCATACTGTTTATCTTCAATACTCGCAAGTGAAACTACCTTCCGCTGGACTTTTAGAGCCAAGATTATGCAACTGCTCCCTTGTGCTCAATTGGCCATTCTGTGTCCTGCAGAAGAAG ATACGATGACTCCTGCTGCATTTGAAAAGCACTCTGGAAGAGAGACAGCTAGAAAATGGAAGAACAATGTCTGGGTCATAGTTAATGGGGAGAAGGTTCCATTGTCAAAGACTGTGTTGCTCAAATACTACAATCAGGCCTCAAAAAATGGCAATGGATCCCACAGGTCAAATAATGGACGAGTTTGTCACCGTGATGAGTTTGTTCGCTGTAGTAAATGTAATAAGGAACGCAGGTTCCGATTACGGACCAAAGAGGAGTGTCAGATTCACCATGATGCTTTGGCTGATGCGAACTGGAAATGTGCCGATATGCCTTTTGACAA AATAACatgtgatgatgatgaagaacgAGGAAGCCGAAGGGTATACAGAGGTTGCACCCGTTCTCCAACATGCAAGGGCTGCACTTCCTGTGTGTGCTTTGGGTGTGAGATCTGTCGCTTCTCGGATTGCAGCTGCCAAACCTGCACTGACTTCACCAGGAATGCAAAAGTTTGA
- the LOC118038480 gene encoding uncharacterized protein isoform X2, translated as MEEGEIRDVNGEEMVGRDDTDVEVFEEEVGDKMVEWSDFDEDEDAVNEGDPIRSKNELKINCIKSAVSPSSSSSGCFLGTASSDAGCWSCFVGYRFPGYSRRGGKAQPFE; from the exons ATGGAAGAAGGTGAGATAAGGGATGTTAATGGAGAGGAAATGGTTGGTAGGGATGATACTGATGTTGAAGTGTTTGAGGAGGAGGTTGGAGACAAGATGGTTGAGTGGAGTGATTTTGATGAAGATGAGGATGCTGTTAATGAAGGAGACCCTATTAGGTCGAAGAACGAACTCAAG ATAAACTGTATCAAATCTGCAGTTTCTCCCTCCAGTTCCTCCAGTGGTTGCTTCCTTGGAACCGCATCATCAGATGCTGGCTGTTGGAGCTGTTTTGTCG gCTATAGGTTCCCGGGTTATAGTAGAAGGGGCGGAAAAGCACAACCCTTTGAATGA